A stretch of Actinomycetota bacterium DNA encodes these proteins:
- a CDS encoding crosslink repair DNA glycosylase YcaQ family protein: MPAAPLKLTRAQILAFRRHVGALDERLPRGKSSLRQAAWAGLQDSMPRAALLSIHARVAGTGPTTWEDPSLVQLWGPRFSAFVVAARDLAVFSLGRFPDDARGRQIAEDLAARLRVLLDGGVRMTYGEAGRALGEPPNRLRYAATTGSVVMRWEGARQPVIWTTPSPDIDARAARLELARRYLHVYGPTTPEAFAEWAGIGPRQGTDAFDALDASRTPVRTPIGDSWILTRDEPTFRTISGPPAPARLLPSGDAFYLLQGTDRELLVPNATRRRRLWTPRVWPGALLVEGEIAGTWRRANEKVDVETWRRLSRAQRDAVVEEAESLPLPGAAGRIVVGWQT; this comes from the coding sequence GTGCCCGCGGCACCGTTGAAGCTCACCAGAGCGCAGATCCTCGCGTTCCGCAGGCACGTCGGCGCGCTCGACGAGCGGCTGCCGCGCGGGAAGAGCTCGCTGCGGCAGGCGGCCTGGGCCGGCCTGCAGGACAGCATGCCGCGCGCCGCGCTCCTCTCGATCCACGCGCGAGTCGCTGGAACCGGACCGACGACATGGGAGGACCCGTCCCTCGTGCAGCTGTGGGGACCGCGCTTCAGCGCGTTCGTCGTCGCGGCGCGCGACCTTGCGGTCTTCTCTCTGGGGCGGTTCCCCGACGACGCTCGCGGCCGGCAGATCGCGGAGGATCTGGCCGCTCGACTACGCGTGCTCCTCGACGGCGGCGTGCGGATGACCTACGGCGAAGCCGGGCGCGCGCTCGGCGAACCTCCAAACCGCCTGAGGTACGCGGCAACGACTGGGTCGGTGGTGATGCGGTGGGAAGGCGCACGGCAGCCCGTCATATGGACAACGCCGTCGCCCGACATCGACGCACGCGCCGCACGCCTGGAGCTCGCCCGCCGGTACCTGCACGTCTACGGTCCGACGACGCCGGAGGCGTTCGCGGAGTGGGCGGGGATCGGCCCCCGGCAAGGCACGGACGCGTTCGATGCGCTCGACGCGTCACGTACTCCGGTGCGAACCCCGATCGGCGACTCGTGGATCCTCACCCGCGACGAACCGACGTTTCGCACAATATCCGGGCCGCCCGCGCCCGCTCGGCTCCTCCCGAGCGGCGACGCCTTCTACCTGCTCCAAGGAACCGACCGCGAGCTCCTCGTACCGAACGCGACGCGTCGTCGCCGACTCTGGACCCCACGCGTCTGGCCGGGCGCACTCCTCGTCGAGGGCGAGATCGCCGGGACGTGGCGACGCGCGAACGAGAAGGTCGATGTCGAGACCTGGCGTCGCCTCTCGCGCGCGC